From a single Vallitalea longa genomic region:
- a CDS encoding ABC transporter substrate-binding protein has product MKSILKKAMALMITLTMVFTLAACGNKDKKSDESSNGSKPVEITYATFMVGSHVSAAAEKEVLDEFNKKYEGKIKVKVEELPSDDAYVNKMKALAASGALPDVINGKNGLRELAVKNGQAVDLIPFLEADEEWNKYVGEGAINYSKTDDGKLYSIANQQQLVGYFYNKDMFEKTGITPAKTWDEFMSNNEKLKENGYTPLAMMTGENAWTTNLWLAAIIGTNGEEGNKYMNTNYPESYNNDLVVNALTMVQKCLKDYTTPDAIGAIYANSANNFLQENTAIIANGPWMVPDFTDTSKAKEGLADRVGVSLYPNDGIVTQYEIGYVLCTNDKSKEEQDAALEFLKFKTGKEAQKIFLEKSGALPLTANVELSDEYKKANPLVVDLIDLSTKAKYGFENMDNTAYSSVIEEFSLSYPELVYGGITPEEMATKLTEAADKHKEQ; this is encoded by the coding sequence ATGAAATCAATATTAAAGAAAGCAATGGCTTTAATGATAACTCTTACAATGGTTTTTACTTTAGCTGCTTGCGGTAATAAAGATAAGAAATCAGATGAAAGTTCTAATGGAAGCAAACCAGTTGAAATAACTTATGCAACATTCATGGTAGGATCACACGTATCAGCAGCTGCTGAAAAGGAAGTATTAGATGAATTCAACAAAAAATATGAAGGTAAAATAAAAGTTAAAGTTGAAGAGCTTCCAAGTGATGATGCTTATGTAAATAAAATGAAAGCTCTTGCTGCTTCAGGCGCATTACCAGATGTTATTAACGGTAAAAATGGCCTAAGAGAACTAGCAGTGAAAAATGGTCAAGCTGTAGATCTAATACCTTTCCTTGAAGCTGATGAAGAATGGAATAAGTATGTAGGAGAAGGAGCTATCAATTATAGCAAAACAGATGATGGAAAATTATATTCAATAGCCAATCAACAACAATTAGTAGGTTATTTCTATAATAAAGATATGTTTGAAAAGACAGGAATCACTCCTGCAAAGACATGGGACGAATTCATGTCAAACAATGAAAAATTAAAAGAAAATGGATATACACCACTTGCTATGATGACTGGAGAGAATGCATGGACAACTAATCTTTGGCTTGCAGCAATTATCGGTACTAATGGCGAAGAAGGTAATAAATATATGAACACTAATTACCCTGAAAGTTATAATAATGATTTAGTAGTGAATGCTCTTACAATGGTTCAAAAATGTTTGAAAGATTATACAACACCAGATGCAATAGGTGCTATCTATGCTAACTCCGCTAATAATTTCTTACAAGAAAATACAGCTATTATAGCTAATGGACCTTGGATGGTTCCTGATTTCACTGATACGTCTAAAGCAAAAGAAGGGTTAGCAGATAGAGTAGGCGTGTCATTATATCCTAACGATGGTATCGTTACACAATATGAAATAGGATATGTATTATGTACTAACGATAAATCAAAAGAAGAACAAGATGCAGCGTTGGAATTCTTGAAATTCAAGACAGGAAAAGAAGCTCAGAAGATATTCTTAGAAAAATCAGGTGCATTACCATTAACAGCCAATGTAGAATTATCAGATGAATACAAAAAAGCTAATCCACTTGTAGTAGACTTAATAGACCTAAGTACAAAAGCAAAATACGGATTTGAAAACATGGACAACACAGCTTATTCAAGTGTTATAGAAGAATTCTCATTGAGTTATCCAGAATTGGTATATGGAGGAATTACACCTGAAGAAATGGCTACAAAACTAACAGAAGCTGCTGATAAACACAAAGAACAATAA
- a CDS encoding response regulator transcription factor translates to MYKIMLVDDERNIRNGIRHLIDWDELDCEVVIDCRNGKEALDYIAKNEVDVVVTDIKMPVIDGLELCKKINENKYDIEVIILTAYSDFTFAQKAIKYNVVDFVIKNEFIEELPSAVNKAKAIINDKRKESKKIELTINDYNDYRQHLLMKSALSQDVSIEDIEKYDLNKYNYCINACEIDYYDEKKDNNASIKMLKNFLNITMKDCDSEVIPIKDNHIMIVILIDKDKDIALNKVVQHFNEILLMVEEFMRLDIKLGTSQIINDFSEISDSYEKANEALSRITTKGNALYIHDDSLLKDEKMININIEEFTKEICDITLKGDREEAVVKIKDLGDQLVKANKSFEQCKMDILIICSSIMRNVVKYDISQDFNQIEKKLYESINAAKTMFSLITICTRIVEIAINVCRDKKDIRNQLVTNVDNYIKNNYKNNISLQDISNSLFLNSSYLSRAYKKLTGITVTDAINIYRITKAKSLLKNSELKIYEIGLEVGFRDPAYFSHVFVKYNNQNPTEYRNSDK, encoded by the coding sequence ATGTATAAAATAATGCTTGTTGATGATGAACGTAATATTAGAAATGGTATAAGACATCTCATTGATTGGGACGAGTTAGATTGTGAAGTTGTAATAGATTGCAGAAATGGTAAAGAAGCTCTTGATTATATAGCAAAAAATGAAGTTGATGTTGTTGTGACAGATATCAAAATGCCTGTCATTGATGGTTTGGAGTTATGTAAGAAAATCAATGAGAACAAATATGATATAGAAGTAATTATTCTAACAGCCTATTCGGATTTTACTTTTGCACAAAAAGCCATCAAATACAATGTAGTTGATTTTGTTATTAAAAATGAATTCATTGAAGAGTTACCAAGTGCAGTCAATAAGGCTAAGGCTATTATAAATGATAAAAGGAAAGAAAGTAAGAAAATAGAATTAACAATTAACGACTATAACGACTATCGTCAACATCTATTAATGAAATCGGCTCTTTCACAAGATGTAAGTATTGAAGATATAGAAAAATATGATCTTAATAAATATAATTATTGTATAAATGCTTGTGAGATAGATTATTATGATGAAAAAAAAGATAATAATGCTTCTATAAAAATGCTAAAAAACTTTTTGAACATCACTATGAAAGATTGTGATTCTGAAGTAATACCTATAAAAGATAATCATATCATGATTGTAATATTAATAGACAAAGATAAAGACATTGCATTGAACAAGGTAGTACAACATTTTAATGAGATTCTTCTTATGGTTGAAGAATTCATGAGATTAGATATAAAACTTGGGACAAGTCAGATTATTAATGATTTCAGTGAAATAAGTGATTCGTATGAAAAGGCGAATGAGGCATTATCCAGAATAACCACTAAGGGAAATGCGTTATATATCCATGATGATTCACTGTTAAAAGATGAAAAGATGATTAATATTAATATTGAAGAATTCACCAAAGAAATATGTGATATAACATTAAAAGGTGATAGAGAAGAAGCAGTAGTCAAAATAAAAGATCTTGGCGACCAATTAGTTAAAGCTAATAAAAGCTTTGAACAATGTAAAATGGATATACTAATCATCTGTAGTTCAATAATGCGTAATGTCGTGAAATATGATATAAGTCAAGATTTCAATCAAATAGAGAAAAAACTGTATGAGAGCATTAATGCAGCCAAGACAATGTTTAGTCTAATTACAATATGTACACGTATAGTGGAGATAGCAATAAATGTGTGTAGAGATAAAAAAGATATAAGAAACCAACTTGTAACCAACGTAGACAACTATATCAAGAATAATTATAAAAATAATATTTCTTTACAAGACATAAGTAACTCACTATTTCTTAACAGCAGTTATTTAAGTAGAGCGTACAAGAAGTTAACAGGAATTACAGTAACTGATGCAATCAATATATATAGGATAACAAAAGCTAAATCATTATTGAAAAATAGTGAGTTGAAGATATATGAAATAGGGCTAGAAGTTGGATTTCGTGACCCTGCGTATTTCTCACATGTTTTCGTAAAATATAATAATCAAAATCCAACAGAATATAGAAATAGTGATAAGTAG
- a CDS encoding sensor histidine kinase: protein MRLMRTRGLSVRGRIVLMFITIMLLLILVFGTYATYNMYNNIMKNTYKNMNLMIDANSENLNQSFSIITNTTIALSASDAVQEWIKDDSYFDKENERYYLNVQNLNKQFQNILTYNNVWEMNSFAYVTVYENSSLLGYTYTKQVSTKKITDDSRRINELIVGDTGEYINYIPPSPNNNTMYYTRKVKSDFTTDDSLIIIAAINERYLKNKYNGLLSYDGALAYIIDEDGIIYSSNDKSLLGKKISDDITNNIDYHKMDEINYDNNKYVTVSREIKENGFRLIYMLPKMNLIKQTVNGMNSFIIIAIILAIVSIVFVIIISMRTTVFIKDFTTAMNKVREKDYDYRMTKYDDDKLDTLVNTFNSMTSEIQTLLKTTYESKLLLNEMEIKFLQYQMNPHFLFNILLTIQIKAKMCKDETVYQMIASLSALLRAGIYGDKRSIITIEEELKYVEYYLSLQKMRYEDRLTYTINIDEEDIKTCKIPRLVIEPIVENAIVHGVEKTDNQAVVTVDIKSENQKVYIKVMDNGIGFNVEEIMQAKNNDITDRKVEREKMGLKNTDHRLKLIYGPDYGLNIYSEKNVGTTIEIIIPKNKGRAENV from the coding sequence ATGAGATTGATGCGAACTAGAGGACTATCTGTTAGAGGGCGTATAGTTTTGATGTTTATTACAATAATGTTGCTCTTAATATTAGTATTCGGGACATATGCTACTTATAATATGTACAACAATATCATGAAGAACACCTATAAAAATATGAATTTAATGATTGATGCCAATAGTGAAAATCTAAACCAATCTTTTAGTATAATTACTAATACAACTATTGCTCTATCTGCGAGTGATGCTGTACAAGAATGGATTAAAGATGATAGTTATTTTGATAAAGAAAATGAAAGATATTATCTTAACGTACAGAATCTTAATAAACAATTCCAAAATATATTAACATATAACAATGTATGGGAAATGAATTCTTTTGCATATGTTACAGTGTATGAAAATAGTAGTTTGCTTGGCTATACTTACACGAAACAAGTAAGTACTAAGAAAATAACAGATGATTCAAGAAGAATAAATGAATTAATTGTAGGTGATACAGGGGAATATATAAATTACATACCACCATCACCTAATAATAATACCATGTATTATACTAGAAAAGTAAAATCTGATTTTACGACTGACGATAGTTTGATAATTATTGCCGCTATAAATGAAAGATATCTTAAGAATAAATACAACGGTCTATTAAGTTATGACGGTGCATTAGCATATATTATAGATGAAGATGGCATTATATATTCCTCTAATGATAAATCTTTACTAGGTAAAAAAATATCAGATGATATCACTAACAATATTGATTACCATAAGATGGATGAAATTAATTATGACAATAATAAATATGTAACTGTGTCTAGAGAAATTAAAGAGAATGGTTTCCGACTTATATATATGTTACCTAAAATGAATTTGATCAAACAGACCGTTAATGGGATGAATTCATTTATAATAATTGCAATAATACTGGCAATTGTATCTATTGTATTTGTTATTATAATATCTATGAGAACTACTGTATTCATCAAAGATTTCACAACTGCAATGAATAAGGTAAGAGAAAAAGACTATGATTACCGAATGACTAAATATGATGATGATAAACTAGATACCCTTGTGAATACATTTAATTCTATGACATCTGAAATACAGACACTCTTGAAAACAACATATGAGTCAAAATTATTGCTTAATGAAATGGAAATCAAATTTTTACAATATCAAATGAACCCACATTTCTTGTTTAATATATTGCTTACTATTCAGATTAAAGCAAAAATGTGTAAAGATGAAACGGTATATCAGATGATAGCATCATTATCAGCTCTTTTGAGAGCTGGAATTTATGGAGATAAACGTTCTATTATTACTATAGAAGAAGAACTGAAATATGTAGAATACTATCTGTCATTACAAAAAATGAGATATGAAGATAGATTGACTTATACTATTAATATAGATGAAGAAGATATAAAAACATGTAAAATTCCAAGATTAGTTATTGAGCCTATTGTTGAAAATGCTATTGTTCATGGTGTTGAAAAAACTGATAACCAAGCTGTGGTTACAGTTGATATAAAGAGTGAAAATCAAAAGGTATATATTAAGGTAATGGATAATGGAATAGGTTTTAACGTTGAAGAAATAATGCAAGCTAAAAATAATGATATTACAGATAGAAAAGTTGAACGTGAAAAAATGGGATTAAAAAATACAGATCATAGATTAAAGTTGATATATGGACCTGATTATGGACTAAACATTTACAGCGAAAAAAATGTTGGTACGACCATTGAAATAATAATACCGAAGAATAAAGGGAGAGCAGAAAATGTATAA
- a CDS encoding alpha/beta fold hydrolase translates to MVKVFKNQKGREQVLKSYDNLLELWDTDIEEVNLQTRYGITHCIKSGNKANPPLLMFHGVGDNSAVMWILNIKELAKHFYCIAVDTIGGPGKSIPNENFVKNKFNQVEWINEIVQQLQINNFNIVGISNGAYMAYNYLTHEKEKVNKVICLEGGMVTGNPMISMLKTIFLLFPQILVPNRNNLISIMKKLTSPESNFFEQCPEVVEHMIMLMRKHNQKAMFIHKLEKYDKHKGRQVKDKLNFLIGEYRLEDKKAFTCILNEGGFNYETIGGAGHGINHEQPQKINSKIIQYLLN, encoded by the coding sequence ATGGTTAAAGTATTTAAAAATCAAAAGGGTAGAGAACAGGTTTTGAAATCATATGATAATTTACTTGAATTATGGGATACTGATATTGAAGAAGTTAATTTACAAACTCGATATGGTATAACGCATTGTATTAAATCGGGGAATAAGGCAAATCCACCCCTATTAATGTTTCATGGAGTTGGTGATAACTCTGCGGTAATGTGGATATTGAATATAAAAGAATTAGCTAAACATTTTTATTGTATAGCTGTAGATACGATTGGTGGACCAGGAAAAAGTATTCCAAACGAGAATTTCGTTAAGAATAAATTTAATCAAGTAGAGTGGATAAATGAAATCGTACAACAGTTGCAAATTAATAATTTTAATATAGTTGGTATTTCCAACGGGGCATATATGGCATATAATTATCTGACACATGAAAAAGAAAAAGTAAATAAAGTAATATGTTTAGAGGGTGGAATGGTAACTGGTAATCCTATGATATCTATGTTGAAAACTATTTTTCTACTTTTTCCTCAAATATTAGTTCCAAATAGAAATAATTTAATTAGTATCATGAAGAAATTGACTTCACCGGAATCTAACTTTTTTGAACAATGTCCAGAGGTAGTAGAGCATATGATTATGTTAATGAGAAAACATAACCAAAAGGCTATGTTTATACATAAGTTAGAAAAATATGATAAACATAAGGGTAGGCAGGTAAAGGATAAGCTTAATTTTTTAATTGGCGAATATAGATTAGAAGATAAAAAAGCATTTACATGTATTTTAAATGAAGGTGGATTTAATTATGAAACTATAGGAGGTGCTGGACATGGAATTAATCATGAACAGCCACAAAAAATCAATAGTAAAATAATACAATATTTATTAAATTAA
- a CDS encoding multicopper oxidase family protein, whose product MNLSKFVDELPIIPIVKPVGRMDGVSYYQIRLQQFKQKLHRDFPETTVWGLEGNYPGPTIEAHRNQLIKVQWINELPKRHLLPVDTTIHGAEPNKPRVRTVIHLHGGVVQPESDGYPDAWFTNGYKIVGPDFTRKIYDYPNMQRSTTLWYHSHAIGITRLNVYAGLAGAYVIRDPEEKYLNLPKGKYEITLLIQDRSFNEDGSLYYPCGPEPPVPGVCPSVVPDFFGDTILVNGKVWPYLDVEPRKYRFRVVNGSNSRFYSIRLSSNQPFYQIGTDGGFLESPVVINEILIAPGERVDMIIDFSEHIGENIVLTNNAPSPYPRGNPVDVDTEGNIMQFRVSKNLSCYDYSIIPFKLNTIIPLQARDARLERNLTLVRETDRYGRAFLLLDDKRWDDPITIKPLLGSIEVWTLINLANSTHPIHIHLVNFQILDRQPFDVDYYNETGEIKTTGPAVLPDLNERGWKDTVRANPGEITRIIMRFVPYSGLYPWHCHILEHEDHEMMRPYEIIT is encoded by the coding sequence ATGAATTTATCTAAGTTTGTTGATGAATTACCCATTATACCAATTGTAAAACCTGTAGGTAGAATGGATGGAGTTTCCTATTATCAAATCAGGCTGCAACAGTTCAAACAAAAACTTCATAGAGATTTTCCAGAAACTACAGTATGGGGATTGGAAGGTAACTATCCAGGTCCAACCATTGAAGCTCATAGGAATCAGTTAATCAAAGTTCAGTGGATAAACGAACTCCCAAAAAGACATCTGCTGCCAGTAGATACTACCATACATGGTGCGGAGCCAAATAAACCAAGAGTAAGGACAGTCATACATCTTCACGGAGGAGTAGTCCAACCAGAGAGTGATGGATATCCAGATGCATGGTTTACCAATGGTTATAAGATAGTAGGTCCAGATTTTACTAGAAAAATATATGATTATCCCAATATGCAGAGAAGTACAACCCTATGGTACCATTCTCATGCAATAGGGATTACACGTCTTAATGTATATGCAGGATTAGCTGGTGCGTATGTTATCCGTGATCCTGAAGAAAAGTATTTGAATCTTCCAAAAGGCAAATATGAGATCACATTATTGATTCAAGACAGATCATTCAATGAGGATGGCTCCCTATATTATCCATGTGGACCAGAACCTCCTGTACCAGGTGTATGTCCTTCTGTAGTACCTGATTTTTTTGGAGATACCATACTTGTCAATGGAAAAGTCTGGCCATATCTAGATGTAGAGCCAAGAAAATATAGATTTCGTGTTGTTAATGGTTCCAATTCAAGATTCTATAGTATTAGACTATCTTCTAATCAGCCATTCTATCAGATTGGTACTGATGGCGGATTCCTAGAATCACCAGTAGTAATCAATGAAATATTGATAGCTCCAGGAGAGAGAGTAGATATGATAATAGATTTTTCTGAGCATATAGGTGAGAATATAGTATTAACCAATAACGCTCCATCACCTTACCCTAGAGGCAATCCAGTTGATGTAGATACTGAAGGTAATATTATGCAATTCAGGGTTTCCAAGAATTTATCATGCTATGATTATAGTATTATTCCATTCAAATTAAATACAATAATACCTTTGCAAGCAAGGGATGCAAGATTAGAAAGAAATCTTACCCTAGTCAGGGAAACAGATAGATATGGAAGAGCTTTTCTGCTACTGGATGATAAAAGATGGGATGACCCTATTACGATTAAGCCACTTTTAGGTAGCATTGAAGTATGGACTTTAATTAATCTGGCTAATTCTACTCATCCCATACATATCCATCTAGTCAATTTTCAGATACTGGATAGACAGCCTTTTGATGTTGATTATTATAATGAAACAGGAGAGATTAAAACTACTGGACCGGCAGTACTACCTGATCTCAATGAAAGAGGTTGGAAAGATACAGTAAGAGCCAATCCTGGTGAGATTACAAGGATAATAATGAGATTCGTTCCCTATTCGGGTTTGTATCCTTGGCATTGTCATATATTGGAGCATGAAGACCATGAGATGATGAGACCTTATGAGATTATAACTTAA